TTTTTGAGCTGCCGCTGCCGGAACTGTTCGATTGGAAAGCCTGCCTCGACTATATGGCGCGTTCGCCGCTGGAATGTCTGTACAGGACGGACGGTGAAGGAGTGACCCGCCTGCTTCAGGCGGACGGAACGGCGCTGCTGGTCCGGTTGACGGTGCCGGAGCCGGGGCGGCTGCGGGTGGAGCTGCTGGAAGGGGAGCGGCCCGGGGAAGCGGGATTGGAAGACCTGGTGCGTTATATCCGCGACTGGTTCGACCTGGACCGCGATCTTAGGCCGTTCTATAAGCTGGCGGAGGGCGATCCCTTGCTTGGTCCGCTGGCGGAACGCTTTCGCGGCCTGCGCATTGTCGGCATCCCCGACTTGTTCGAGGCCTTATGCTGGGCGATTCTTGGACAGCAGGTCAACCTGGCCTTCGCGTACAAGCTGAAGGCGCGGATTGCGGAACAATACGGCGAGTCCGTGCTGTGGGCCGGACACCGGTACCATCTGTTTCCGCCGCCGGAGTCGCTTCTTGGCGCGAAGGAGGAGGAGCTGTGCGCCCTCCAGCTGAGCCGGAGCAAGGCGCGGACGATTCTTGCCGTCGCCGATCTTCTAGCCGGCGGCGCGCTGAGCCGGGAGGAACTGCTGGCCCTTGGCTCGCCAGAGGAGGCCGAAGCGATGCTTACGGCGGTGCGGGGCATCGGCCCCTGGACCGCCCAGTATGTAAGGATGCGCTGCCTGCGCGACGCCTCGTCTTTTCCCATCGGGGATGTCGGTCTGCACAATGCCGTCAAAGCCGTGCTTGGGATGGACCGGAAGCCGACGCTGCCGGAACTCAGGGAGCTGTTCGCGGATTGGCGGGGCTGGGAGGCGTATGCGACCTTTTATTTGTGGCGGGTGCTGTATTGAACAGATTTAGTGTCGCAGTCGCCAAGGTTATCGCGGGGGATATGAGTCTGGTGGCAGCTGTTTTTTATGCGGCGCTGACTTTGTACTTGTGGAAACGCCGGATCCCGTCGACTCAAAAAAATGCGGCGAACAGTGCAGCCTGACGACCGGAAGAACCCCCTCCGTTTCAAATGGAAGTGATATTGACAGCCGGAGGCAGGGGCTTAATGGTCAATGTGGGACCGAATCGGGAATTCGAAGAACAAACAAAATAAACTTCGGCTAAGGCCGAAGCTTGAAGTACACCTGTGTGGTGCTCTAGTTTATTGTTTGGATTGATTGGGACTTGTATTAACTACCGCAGGGAGCATTTTCTCGCCTTTTTCCATCGGAGACTGGCATATCGAACAGGTGGGCTGAACCAAGAAAACAAAGTTGTCTCTCATCCAACCGTTGCAGCTTTCACTGGTACAGGACCATATGGCCGTGAGTTCCTCCGGAATATTGTCCAGAGGTCTCTTTCGTGAATAGTACAAGAAGCATCCTTCTTTCTCTCACGGAGTTATTGTCATAAAAAACAAACGCCCCAAACGCTAGGTTCGGGGCGTATTTTCCGGATTTACAGTTTAACGACGTTCTCGGCTTGCGGACCGCGGTTGCCTTGAACGATGTTGAACTCAACGCGTTGGCCTTCATCAAGAGTCTTGAAGCCTTCGCTGACGATTGCGCTGAAATGCACGAATACGTCGCTGCCGCCTTCAACCTCGATAAAGCCAAATCCTTTGTCTGCGTTAAACCATTTAACTGTTCCTGTTTCCATTGTAGAAAACCTCCTTGTTTTGTTGAACATGACCTTTAAATTTCTAAATTGCGTTTAAAAATAAAAAATCACATATTGCACAAGGTTATGCGCTTAAAATCATAACCCTCTGCAATATGTGAGTTCAGGTCAAAATTCCAATATAGTAATCTTAGCAGATTTCGGGGACGGATGCAACTCATATATAAATCGGGCTGCAATGTCTTTCGAAATGATCCCTGGGTGACCGGATTTATTTAATCCAGCCACGCTTCTTTCAGCACCTTGATTCCGTCGTCAATGCGCTCCTCCGGTATTCCTCCGAAGCCAAGAATAAATGTTGGTTCCGTCCAGGACGGCTGGTTCCACCAGGTGTAGCTCATAGGCGCGATCCGGACATCGGCCTCCCTTGCCGCCGCTGCAAGCTCCTCTTCCGCGCTACCGCTTTTGACGGTAAGCAGCAGATGAAAGCCGGCGTCCCTGCCGGACAGTGACGCCGTTTCTCCAAAATGGCGTTTTACCGACCGAATGACAGCGTCGTGCTTGCGCTCGTAGAGCTGACGCATCCGGCGCAGATGCCTGCCGAAATGTCCCCGCTCCATAAACTCATGCAGCGCCATTTGATTCAGCCTGGAAGCGGAG
This region of Paenibacillus sp. URB8-2 genomic DNA includes:
- a CDS encoding cold-shock protein — its product is MYYSRKRPLDNIPEELTAIWSCTSESCNGWMRDNFVFLVQPTCSICQSPMEKGEKMLPAVVNTSPNQSKQ
- a CDS encoding DNA-3-methyladenine glycosylase family protein; translation: MNDLLFELPLPELFDWKACLDYMARSPLECLYRTDGEGVTRLLQADGTALLVRLTVPEPGRLRVELLEGERPGEAGLEDLVRYIRDWFDLDRDLRPFYKLAEGDPLLGPLAERFRGLRIVGIPDLFEALCWAILGQQVNLAFAYKLKARIAEQYGESVLWAGHRYHLFPPPESLLGAKEEELCALQLSRSKARTILAVADLLAGGALSREELLALGSPEEAEAMLTAVRGIGPWTAQYVRMRCLRDASSFPIGDVGLHNAVKAVLGMDRKPTLPELRELFADWRGWEAYATFYLWRVLY
- a CDS encoding cold-shock protein, with the translated sequence METGTVKWFNADKGFGFIEVEGGSDVFVHFSAIVSEGFKTLDEGQRVEFNIVQGNRGPQAENVVKL